One Campylobacteraceae bacterium DNA window includes the following coding sequences:
- the ppk2 gene encoding polyphosphate kinase 2 has protein sequence MNLGDFDKTNYSGLYISKDTHPSYGKKYIVRFQYNKKRYVKVLGFTKKDNLTRRNAVSQMKEFKDSVSVKDSVATAPINTVTSSHHDDVITELNELKLLLGNAKKLDKKALKEGIEKLYNADVLKPYQIELIKLQSYLETANKKLMILFEGRDASGKGGAIRRITRYMNNKHYRIVALGKPTETQRNQWFFQRYVQHFPTSGEAVLFDRSWYNRAMVEPIFGFCSEEEHEIFMEDVVNFEQDLVRQNMILVKLYFSVSKDEQKKRFDRRINDPLRQWKFSEVDMQAQDLWHEFSEKKYEMLRRTNSRSAPWHIIRSDDKHVARLEAIKIILNSVDYDGRNHSLDFEGNEEVNISVQKELMQMRKTQNY, from the coding sequence ATGAACTTAGGCGATTTTGATAAAACAAATTATAGTGGATTATATATTTCTAAAGATACTCATCCAAGTTATGGAAAAAAATATATAGTACGTTTTCAATACAATAAAAAAAGATATGTAAAAGTTTTAGGATTCACTAAAAAAGACAATTTAACAAGAAGAAATGCAGTTAGTCAAATGAAAGAATTTAAAGATTCTGTTTCTGTAAAAGACAGTGTTGCTACAGCACCTATAAATACTGTAACTTCATCCCATCATGATGATGTGATTACAGAGCTTAATGAACTAAAATTATTATTAGGCAATGCTAAAAAATTGGATAAAAAAGCCTTAAAAGAAGGTATTGAAAAACTTTACAATGCAGATGTACTAAAACCCTATCAAATTGAATTAATTAAATTACAAAGTTATTTAGAAACAGCCAATAAAAAACTAATGATTTTATTTGAAGGAAGAGATGCTTCTGGAAAAGGGGGAGCAATTAGACGAATTACACGTTATATGAATAACAAACATTACCGTATTGTTGCTCTTGGTAAACCAACTGAAACACAAAGAAATCAATGGTTTTTCCAGAGGTATGTACAGCATTTTCCAACAAGTGGAGAAGCAGTATTGTTTGATAGGTCTTGGTATAACAGAGCGATGGTTGAGCCTATTTTTGGATTCTGTAGTGAAGAAGAACATGAAATATTTATGGAAGATGTTGTTAATTTTGAGCAAGATCTGGTTCGTCAAAATATGATTTTGGTAAAACTGTACTTTTCAGTATCTAAAGATGAACAAAAAAAGCGTTTTGACCGCCGGATTAATGATCCTTTACGACAATGGAAGTTTTCAGAAGTAGATATGCAAGCGCAAGATTTGTGGCATGAGTTTTCTGAGAAAAAATATGAGATGTTAAGACGAACTAATTCGCGTTCAGCTCCTTGGCATATCATTAGAAGTGATGATAAACATGTAGCACGCTTAGAAGCTATAAAAATCATCTTAAATTCAGTAGATTACGATGGACGAAATCATTCTTTAGACTTTGAAGGCAATGAAGAAGTTAATATCTCTGTTCAAAAAGAACTCATGCAAATGAGAAAAACACAGAACTACTAA
- a CDS encoding class II aldolase/adducin family protein: MKNLWTQEEAKNYKSDLEQRVYTSNLLGRSDELVLHGGGNTSVKTIINKEDILLVKGSGWDLVSIKEEGFAPVKLDVLLEMAKLESLSDKDMVSQQKVAMINKEAPNPSVEAILHALIPFKFVDHTHADAVVTISNTTNGIKLIKELYPNFLIIPYVMPGFILAKQIYDDTRGYDWDKCEGIILHNHGIFTFDEHSKEAYDKMIAAVSLAEDFLEKNTCIKLEKEPKSNDFDYETLKEAISLTKGFDVTLHINQSPLALHYASQNNLREKVTQGLLTPEHIIRTKRNPLVLEENQNIQEELQNYIIEYKKYFESFKTDEICLNPAPNYAVIQNVGVVTFGKNEKEASIINDIVSHTLEAVLKAADLGAYKAISLKDCFEMEYWELEQIKLKKK; encoded by the coding sequence ATGAAAAATTTATGGACACAAGAAGAAGCAAAAAACTATAAAAGTGATTTAGAGCAAAGAGTATATACCTCAAATCTCTTAGGACGTTCAGATGAATTGGTACTTCATGGAGGTGGAAACACTTCTGTTAAAACAATAATCAATAAAGAAGATATTCTTTTAGTAAAAGGAAGCGGTTGGGATTTGGTTTCTATTAAAGAAGAAGGTTTTGCTCCTGTTAAACTGGATGTACTTTTAGAGATGGCAAAACTTGAAAGCTTAAGTGATAAAGATATGGTATCTCAACAAAAAGTTGCCATGATAAATAAAGAAGCACCCAATCCTTCTGTTGAAGCAATCTTACATGCGCTAATTCCATTTAAATTTGTAGATCATACTCATGCAGATGCAGTAGTAACTATTTCAAATACTACAAATGGAATTAAATTAATAAAAGAGTTATATCCTAACTTCCTAATCATTCCTTATGTAATGCCTGGTTTTATTCTTGCAAAACAAATATATGATGATACACGTGGATATGATTGGGACAAGTGTGAAGGTATAATCTTACACAATCATGGAATATTTACTTTTGATGAACATTCAAAAGAAGCTTATGACAAAATGATTGCGGCAGTATCTCTAGCAGAAGACTTTTTAGAAAAAAACACCTGTATCAAGCTTGAAAAAGAGCCTAAATCAAATGACTTTGATTACGAAACATTAAAAGAAGCCATTTCTTTAACAAAAGGTTTTGATGTTACTTTACATATAAACCAAAGTCCACTTGCACTGCATTATGCTTCACAAAATAATCTAAGAGAAAAAGTAACTCAAGGTTTATTAACGCCTGAGCATATTATTAGAACCAAAAGAAATCCTTTAGTATTAGAAGAAAATCAAAACATTCAAGAAGAGTTACAAAACTATATTATTGAGTACAAAAAATACTTTGAGTCTTTTAAAACAGATGAGATTTGTTTAAACCCAGCTCCCAATTATGCAGTAATTCAAAATGTAGGTGTGGTTACGTTTGGAAAGAATGAAAAAGAAGCTTCAATTATCAATGATATTGTTTCTCATACCCTTGAAGCCGTACTAAAAGCAGCAGATTTAGGTGCGTATAAAGCCATTTCATTAAAAGATTGTTTTGAAATGGAATATTGGGAATTAGAACAAATTAAATTAAAGAAAAAATAA
- a CDS encoding antibiotic biosynthesis monooxygenase: protein MLITKQVTFIAKQDKIEELKALLKTMVQASKDEKGCLFYEICQVNSQKEKFIVLESWENEASLDGHKISAHYKHYKANFEVFCADKNSLELETL from the coding sequence ATGCTTATTACAAAACAAGTAACATTTATAGCAAAACAAGACAAGATAGAAGAATTAAAAGCCCTACTTAAAACAATGGTACAAGCCTCAAAAGACGAAAAAGGTTGTTTATTTTACGAAATCTGCCAAGTAAACTCACAAAAAGAAAAATTCATAGTTCTAGAATCATGGGAAAACGAAGCATCTTTAGATGGACATAAAATAAGCGCGCATTATAAACACTATAAAGCAAATTTTGAAGTATTTTGTGCAGACAAAAACTCTCTAGAATTAGAAACACTGTAG
- a CDS encoding rubredoxin codes for MQKYICQVCDYIYDPEIGDEDSGIKAGTAFEDIPDDWECPDCGVSKEDFKIYNE; via the coding sequence ATGCAAAAGTATATTTGTCAAGTCTGTGATTATATTTATGATCCCGAAATTGGAGATGAAGATTCTGGTATTAAAGCTGGAACTGCATTTGAAGATATACCAGATGATTGGGAATGTCCTGACTGTGGTGTAAGTAAAGAGGATTTTAAAATCTATAATGAATAA
- a CDS encoding Fic family protein, with product MKRWIWEQKNYPNFTYDRDIIEKLYTHASYKQGKLSGYLSILNKEKLDDFKEEAIIDETMSTSAIEGDYLKRESVRASIRKKLGIGDYRYEDTEHKTDNLVSIQFDINKNFSQELEIEKIFAWHAAIFPSGYSEGIKINVANFRDEGEMNIVSSRGTGSEKLFYTAPPSNILFDEVHNFLTWFNKTEDTVIKSAIAHLWFLVIHPFDDGNGRISRAIGDLVFSRIEKSSNSKLYSFSKEINKNKKNYYKALEATTGFKKKTDPLDITTWLIWFLETFIESINEILNKLTYIKIKTNFWDIHKDDNLNARQQKVLNKILDIGVNNFEGDLTKAKYISMSKASSATATRDIKELLDKKCIYQKENTAGRGTKYLICT from the coding sequence ATAAAAAGATGGATTTGGGAACAAAAAAACTATCCAAATTTTACCTATGACAGAGATATAATTGAAAAATTATATACACATGCTTCTTATAAACAAGGTAAATTAAGTGGATATTTAAGCATACTTAATAAAGAAAAACTTGATGATTTTAAAGAAGAAGCGATTATAGATGAAACAATGAGTACTTCTGCAATAGAAGGTGATTATCTTAAAAGAGAAAGTGTTAGAGCTTCCATAAGAAAAAAACTTGGGATTGGTGACTATAGATATGAAGATACAGAACATAAAACAGATAATTTAGTCTCTATTCAATTTGACATTAACAAAAACTTTTCACAAGAACTAGAAATTGAAAAGATTTTTGCATGGCATGCGGCTATATTTCCTAGTGGTTATAGTGAAGGTATTAAAATTAATGTTGCAAACTTTAGAGATGAAGGTGAAATGAATATTGTAAGTTCAAGAGGAACAGGCAGTGAAAAACTATTTTACACAGCACCTCCAAGTAATATTCTTTTTGATGAAGTTCATAATTTCCTAACATGGTTTAATAAAACAGAAGATACTGTAATAAAATCAGCAATAGCACATTTATGGTTTTTAGTTATTCATCCTTTTGATGATGGAAATGGAAGAATTTCAAGAGCTATTGGAGATCTAGTATTCTCTAGAATTGAAAAATCATCTAATTCAAAACTATATTCTTTTTCAAAAGAAATAAATAAAAATAAAAAAAACTATTATAAAGCACTAGAAGCAACTACTGGATTTAAAAAGAAAACAGATCCTTTGGACATAACAACTTGGCTTATTTGGTTTTTAGAAACATTTATAGAATCAATAAATGAAATATTAAATAAATTAACATATATTAAAATTAAAACAAATTTTTGGGATATTCATAAAGATGACAATTTAAATGCACGTCAACAAAAAGTTTTAAATAAAATTTTGGATATAGGTGTTAATAATTTTGAAGGTGACTTAACAAAAGCAAAATATATTAGTATGAGTAAAGCTAGTTCGGCAACTGCAACAAGAGATATAAAAGAATTATTAGATAAAAAATGTATTTATCAAAAAGAAAATACAGCAGGAAGAGGAACAAAGTATTTAATATGCACTTAA
- a CDS encoding VWA domain-containing protein — protein MTFLYSYVLYISFLPLILLTYYILRQKDSFEKLFNPKILQQLKVKNAGLSPKTKNILFLFTLFLFILSLARPVMNKEEKNLSQEVHAIVVAIDVSKSMLAQDIFPSRLKMAKQKLLNIIKQSSSNAIGVVIFAKSAFILSPITQDFTSLNFIVNNFDSGLNFDAGSNIYAMLEASNKLLKNYQYKNIILLSDGGNQNTFEEEIVYINEKKLNLYTLALATSKPSPIPINGAYLTNTKGEIITVKRNENIKTLSLQNKGAYINYSLDNSDIDAILNDIFTNIKKDSIQSKKFLIYTELFYYPLALGMLFLLLCFSSFPKRTIIFLSFFSLPYDNIYANTFEFSSIQEAKEAYEKQEYKKAQTLYKSLNTSKEALYNQGNAAYKQKLYKDAISLYKEAKSEQKELNYKTLHNLGNSYVKLNKLQEAKKSYEEALKIKENKETKENLEKVLDELKKKKQNDKNKNKNKKENKDKNKEKEDKNNKDKNKKNTKDKKEEKSDKKKQQEKSQKQKSAEQKDSISDLEEKKWLKELENKQVPILLRKVKSKNQENDSLKPY, from the coding sequence TTGACTTTTTTATATTCATACGTACTTTATATTTCTTTTTTACCGTTGATATTATTGACTTATTATATTTTGAGACAAAAAGACTCTTTTGAAAAACTTTTTAATCCCAAAATTTTACAGCAATTAAAAGTAAAAAATGCAGGACTAAGTCCAAAAACTAAAAATATTTTATTCTTGTTTACTTTGTTTTTATTTATTTTAAGTTTGGCACGTCCGGTTATGAATAAAGAAGAAAAAAATCTTTCTCAAGAAGTACATGCAATAGTTGTAGCAATTGATGTTTCAAAATCTATGTTAGCCCAAGATATATTTCCATCTCGTCTTAAAATGGCAAAACAAAAACTGCTTAATATCATTAAACAAAGTTCATCCAATGCAATAGGTGTGGTAATTTTTGCTAAATCTGCTTTTATTTTATCTCCTATTACACAAGATTTTACCTCTTTGAATTTTATTGTAAATAATTTTGATTCTGGTCTTAATTTTGATGCCGGTTCAAATATTTATGCCATGTTAGAAGCTTCAAATAAACTTTTGAAGAATTATCAATACAAAAATATCATTTTATTAAGCGATGGAGGAAATCAAAACACTTTTGAAGAAGAAATAGTTTATATCAATGAAAAAAAACTTAATCTTTATACCTTGGCACTTGCAACATCAAAACCAAGCCCTATTCCTATAAATGGTGCTTATTTAACGAATACAAAAGGCGAAATTATTACGGTTAAAAGAAATGAAAATATCAAAACGCTTTCTCTTCAAAATAAAGGTGCATATATAAATTATTCGCTGGATAACAGCGATATAGATGCTATTTTAAATGATATTTTTACAAACATAAAAAAAGACAGTATTCAATCAAAAAAATTCTTAATTTACACAGAGCTTTTTTATTATCCTCTAGCACTTGGAATGTTATTCTTATTGTTATGTTTTTCTTCTTTTCCCAAACGTACAATTATTTTCCTAAGTTTCTTTAGCTTACCTTATGACAATATTTATGCCAATACTTTTGAATTTTCATCCATACAAGAAGCAAAAGAAGCCTATGAAAAACAAGAGTATAAAAAAGCTCAAACACTTTATAAAAGTTTAAACACATCAAAAGAAGCGCTTTACAATCAAGGAAATGCTGCGTATAAGCAAAAACTATACAAAGATGCTATTTCTCTATACAAAGAAGCTAAAAGTGAGCAGAAGGAGCTTAATTACAAAACACTTCATAATCTTGGAAATAGCTATGTAAAATTAAATAAACTACAAGAAGCAAAAAAATCTTATGAAGAAGCCTTAAAAATAAAGGAAAATAAAGAAACAAAAGAAAATTTGGAAAAAGTCCTTGATGAACTAAAGAAGAAAAAGCAAAATGATAAAAATAAGAATAAAAATAAGAAAGAAAATAAAGATAAGAATAAAGAAAAAGAAGATAAAAACAACAAAGATAAGAATAAGAAAAACACTAAAGATAAAAAAGAAGAAAAAAGTGACAAAAAAAAACAGCAGGAAAAATCACAAAAACAAAAATCAGCAGAACAAAAAGATTCTATTTCTGATTTAGAAGAAAAAAAATGGTTAAAAGAACTCGAGAATAAACAAGTTCCTATTTTATTACGAAAAGTAAAATCAAAGAATCAAGAAAATGATTCTTTGAAGCCGTATTAG
- the nspC gene encoding carboxynorspermidine decarboxylase codes for MNKVYKDYKDLPSPAYICDLSLLEKNLKLLNRIQEESNVNILLALKGFALWSTFDLCKKYLKGCCASGLHEALLAKEEFGKEVHTYSPAFNDDEIDEVLDLSNHVVFNSFSQWKRYREKALKKTSCGLRINPQYSEVVVDLYNPCAPYSRLGITKENFEADEVEGIEGLHFHALCEQNVDALEGVLKAFEKDFSQYFSQLKWVNFGGGHHITRDDYDVEGLITLLKNFKQKYPHLEVYLEPGEAVGWQTGYLMASVLDIVSNDKKIAILDTSAEAHMPDTLAMPYRADIKGAALKEVKKYSYVLAGNTCLAGDIIGEYSFDSPLQVGSRIILEDMIHYTMVKTTTFNGIKLPSIILKENDCYRLVNEYGYNAYKSRLS; via the coding sequence ATGAATAAAGTGTATAAAGACTACAAAGATTTACCAAGTCCCGCTTATATATGTGACCTAAGTTTGTTAGAGAAAAACTTAAAACTTTTAAACCGTATTCAAGAAGAAAGCAATGTGAATATTCTTCTTGCTTTAAAAGGTTTTGCTTTATGGTCCACCTTTGATTTATGTAAAAAGTATTTAAAAGGCTGTTGTGCTTCTGGTTTACATGAGGCGCTCTTAGCTAAAGAAGAGTTTGGAAAAGAAGTACATACTTATTCACCTGCTTTTAACGACGATGAGATTGATGAGGTTTTAGACTTATCCAATCATGTTGTTTTTAATTCTTTTTCTCAGTGGAAACGATACCGTGAAAAAGCCCTAAAAAAAACCTCTTGTGGTTTAAGAATTAATCCCCAATATTCGGAGGTTGTTGTAGATTTATACAATCCTTGTGCCCCTTACTCTAGGTTAGGAATTACAAAAGAAAATTTTGAAGCTGATGAGGTAGAAGGTATTGAAGGTTTGCACTTTCATGCTTTATGTGAACAAAATGTAGATGCGTTGGAAGGTGTATTAAAAGCTTTTGAAAAAGACTTCTCACAATATTTTTCACAGCTTAAGTGGGTGAATTTTGGAGGAGGGCATCATATTACAAGAGATGATTATGATGTAGAAGGACTCATTACACTCTTAAAAAACTTTAAACAAAAATATCCCCACTTAGAAGTTTATTTAGAACCAGGGGAAGCTGTGGGTTGGCAAACGGGTTATTTAATGGCCAGTGTTTTGGATATTGTTTCTAATGATAAAAAAATAGCCATTTTAGACACATCAGCAGAAGCTCATATGCCGGATACGCTGGCTATGCCTTATCGAGCAGATATTAAAGGCGCAGCTTTAAAAGAGGTGAAAAAATATTCTTATGTTCTTGCTGGAAATACCTGTTTAGCAGGGGATATTATTGGTGAATATTCTTTTGATTCTCCTCTTCAAGTAGGAAGTAGAATTATCTTAGAAGACATGATTCATTATACTATGGTTAAAACCACAACCTTTAATGGTATTAAACTGCCTTCTATTATTTTGAAGGAAAATGATTGTTACCGTCTTGTAAACGAATATGGCTACAATGCTTACAAAAGTAGATTATCTTAA
- the lsrK gene encoding autoinducer-2 kinase has translation MKYLLAIDAGTGSIRAVLFDMIGNQISMEQKEWMHLEESGIPNSMSFDYQKNWPLVISCIKTCIEKASINANDILALSATSMREGIVLYDKNGVELWAVANVDSRASKEVQELQKQDAYFEKDAYDISGQTFALGALPRILWLKNNKPEIYAQVHTMSMLSDWILAKLSGVIACEPSNAGTSGIFNLKERTWEKELAKKAGIKDDIFPPIYETGTSIGYVTKEAAELTGLKTLTKVVMGGGDVQLGSAGLGVVKEGDVAILGGSFWQQIVNIPKNTPPPSSMNIRVNPHVISSLSQAEGITFFSGLVMKWFRDAFCDLEKLQAKEKDVDVYEILEEKAKEVPIGSYGIIPIFSDSMKYGKWYHASPSFINLSLDASTCNKASMFRSLEENACIVSAINLEKIKEFSRIEITEIVFAGGASKGTLWPQILADVTGCTIKIPKVTEATALGAAMSAGVGAGIFSSLEDASSQLVQWDRKYEANRANTQTYRIIREKWIQVYEEQLKLVDMNLTTSMWKAPGL, from the coding sequence ATGAAATATTTATTAGCAATAGATGCAGGAACTGGAAGTATAAGAGCCGTTTTATTTGACATGATTGGAAATCAGATATCAATGGAGCAAAAAGAATGGATGCACTTAGAAGAAAGTGGTATTCCTAATTCTATGAGTTTTGATTATCAAAAGAACTGGCCCTTAGTAATATCTTGTATTAAAACATGTATAGAAAAAGCGTCTATTAATGCCAATGATATTTTAGCTCTAAGTGCTACAAGTATGAGAGAAGGAATTGTTTTATACGATAAAAATGGTGTTGAGTTATGGGCAGTTGCTAATGTAGATTCAAGGGCTTCAAAAGAAGTTCAAGAGCTGCAAAAACAAGATGCGTATTTTGAAAAAGATGCCTACGATATCTCAGGACAAACCTTTGCTTTAGGAGCACTTCCTCGTATTTTATGGCTTAAAAACAATAAACCTGAGATTTATGCCCAAGTGCATACTATGTCCATGCTTTCAGATTGGATTTTAGCCAAACTATCAGGCGTAATAGCCTGCGAACCTAGTAATGCTGGAACCTCTGGTATTTTTAATCTCAAAGAAAGAACTTGGGAAAAAGAGCTTGCTAAAAAAGCGGGAATAAAAGATGATATTTTTCCTCCTATTTATGAAACAGGTACTTCTATTGGATATGTCACAAAAGAAGCAGCAGAATTAACAGGCCTTAAAACCCTTACAAAAGTAGTAATGGGTGGTGGTGATGTTCAATTAGGAAGTGCAGGTTTAGGAGTAGTAAAAGAGGGAGATGTTGCAATCTTAGGCGGTTCTTTTTGGCAACAAATTGTAAATATTCCTAAAAACACTCCTCCTCCTTCTTCTATGAATATTAGAGTAAACCCTCATGTAATTTCTTCACTTTCTCAAGCTGAAGGAATTACTTTTTTCTCAGGCCTTGTAATGAAATGGTTCAGAGATGCTTTTTGTGATTTAGAAAAACTTCAAGCCAAAGAAAAAGATGTAGATGTTTATGAGATTTTAGAAGAAAAAGCAAAAGAAGTACCTATTGGTTCATACGGCATAATTCCAATCTTTTCAGATTCAATGAAATACGGCAAGTGGTATCATGCAAGCCCTAGTTTTATTAATCTTTCATTAGATGCTAGTACGTGTAATAAAGCGTCAATGTTTAGAAGCTTAGAAGAAAATGCTTGTATTGTTTCAGCTATAAATTTAGAAAAGATAAAAGAATTCTCAAGAATTGAAATTACAGAAATAGTATTTGCAGGAGGCGCTAGTAAAGGCACTTTATGGCCTCAAATTCTAGCAGATGTAACAGGATGCACAATCAAGATTCCAAAAGTAACAGAAGCTACAGCTTTAGGTGCTGCTATGAGTGCTGGAGTTGGAGCTGGAATATTTTCAAGTTTAGAAGACGCCTCCTCTCAATTAGTTCAATGGGATAGAAAATATGAAGCAAACAGAGCAAATACTCAAACCTATAGAATAATAAGAGAAAAATGGATTCAAGTGTATGAAGAGCAATTAAAACTAGTAGATATGAATCTTACTACTTCAATGTGGAAAGCTCCGGGGCTTTAA
- the ppk2 gene encoding polyphosphate kinase 2 produces the protein MGQEKDLIKNDTSNNENFLNTKNKKSKVKKVRIWVKKDTLAYQNELKSLQIELLKLQNYVKDKGLKVLMIFEGRDAAGKGGTIKRITEHLNPRGARVVALGKPSDIEKTQWYFQRYTAHLPSAGEMVFFDRSWYNRAGVEPVMSFCSSSEHHEFLREVPDFEKMLVKSGIILFKFYFSVSKKEQLRRFKKRETDPLKQYKLSPVDMESQKLWDKYTVAKYSMLMSSNTEVTPWSIVRSDDKKKARINCIKQILSHVKYENRIDKNKIKVDHKILISGTQEISIMEKENKFTRA, from the coding sequence ATGGGCCAAGAAAAAGATCTTATTAAAAATGATACAAGTAACAATGAAAATTTTCTAAATACTAAAAATAAAAAGTCCAAAGTAAAAAAAGTTCGGATTTGGGTAAAAAAAGATACCTTGGCTTATCAAAATGAATTAAAATCTTTACAAATTGAATTATTGAAACTGCAAAATTATGTAAAAGATAAGGGTTTAAAAGTACTTATGATTTTTGAAGGAAGAGATGCTGCTGGTAAGGGTGGTACGATTAAACGTATTACGGAACACCTAAATCCTAGGGGTGCAAGAGTGGTTGCTTTAGGAAAACCAAGTGATATTGAAAAAACACAATGGTATTTTCAGCGTTATACTGCTCATCTCCCAAGTGCAGGTGAAATGGTGTTTTTTGATAGGTCATGGTATAATAGAGCCGGTGTTGAACCTGTAATGAGCTTTTGTTCATCTTCCGAACACCATGAGTTTTTAAGAGAGGTTCCTGACTTTGAAAAGATGCTGGTTAAATCTGGTATTATTTTATTCAAATTTTATTTTTCTGTTTCTAAAAAAGAGCAGTTAAGACGCTTTAAAAAAAGAGAAACAGATCCTTTAAAACAATATAAACTTTCACCTGTAGATATGGAATCTCAAAAACTTTGGGATAAATATACTGTTGCTAAATACTCTATGTTAATGTCTTCAAATACAGAAGTGACTCCTTGGTCAATAGTACGAAGTGATGATAAAAAGAAAGCAAGAATTAACTGTATTAAACAAATATTATCTCATGTTAAATACGAAAATAGAATTGATAAAAATAAAATAAAAGTAGATCATAAAATTTTAATCTCTGGTACCCAAGAGATAAGTATTATGGAAAAAGAAAATAAATTTACAAGGGCGTAA
- a CDS encoding saccharopine dehydrogenase family protein, with product MSKKGILIIGAGGVSRVATTKCAMNIETFENITLASRTLSKCEAIRDDIKKRQNVQIEVRQIDADDVPALVLLINEIKPKLVLNLALPYQDLTIMDACISCGVDYVDTANYEHPDEASFEYKEQWAKHDAFKEKNIKALLGSGFDPGVTSVFCAYAQQNLFDSIEYIDIMDCNDGDHGYAFATNFNPEINLREVSANGRYWEEGKWIETKPLEIRIEHDYPEIGVKSSYLLYHEELESLCKNIKGLKRIRFFMTFGDSYIQHMKCLENVGMLGIKEVEHKGMKIVPMEFLATLLPDPASLGPRTVGKTNIGCIIEGLKNGVRKKVYIYNICDHEECYKETLAQAVSYTTGVPAMIGSKLIYNGTWDGKGVFNIEEFDANVFMDEMMHQGLPWKVIDLPL from the coding sequence ATGAGTAAAAAAGGTATTTTAATTATAGGTGCGGGTGGAGTAAGTAGGGTTGCAACTACTAAGTGTGCTATGAATATCGAGACATTTGAGAATATTACTTTGGCTTCACGAACACTTTCTAAATGTGAAGCTATTAGAGATGATATTAAAAAAAGACAAAATGTACAAATAGAGGTACGACAAATAGATGCAGATGATGTACCTGCACTGGTTTTATTAATAAATGAAATCAAACCAAAACTTGTACTTAATCTTGCATTGCCTTATCAAGATTTAACTATTATGGATGCTTGTATTTCTTGCGGGGTTGATTATGTAGATACTGCTAATTATGAACACCCTGATGAGGCAAGTTTTGAGTACAAAGAACAGTGGGCTAAACATGATGCTTTTAAAGAAAAAAACATTAAAGCTCTTTTAGGCTCTGGTTTTGATCCTGGTGTTACTTCTGTATTTTGTGCATATGCGCAACAAAACTTATTTGATAGTATTGAGTATATAGATATTATGGATTGTAATGATGGAGATCATGGATATGCTTTTGCTACAAATTTTAATCCAGAGATTAATTTAAGAGAAGTTAGTGCAAATGGTAGGTATTGGGAAGAAGGTAAGTGGATTGAAACCAAACCTTTAGAAATACGTATTGAACACGATTATCCTGAAATTGGTGTGAAATCTTCTTATTTGTTATACCACGAAGAACTAGAGTCTTTATGTAAGAATATTAAAGGCTTAAAACGTATTCGATTTTTTATGACTTTTGGTGATTCTTATATACAGCATATGAAGTGTTTAGAAAATGTAGGAATGTTGGGTATTAAAGAAGTAGAACATAAGGGTATGAAAATTGTTCCTATGGAATTTTTAGCTACGCTCTTACCAGATCCTGCATCATTAGGTCCACGAACAGTTGGTAAAACCAATATAGGCTGTATTATTGAAGGCCTAAAAAATGGGGTAAGAAAAAAAGTTTATATTTACAATATTTGTGATCATGAAGAGTGTTATAAAGAGACACTGGCGCAAGCTGTTTCTTATACTACAGGAGTACCTGCAATGATTGGTTCAAAACTTATTTATAATGGTACTTGGGATGGCAAGGGTGTTTTTAATATAGAAGAGTTTGATGCAAATGTATTTATGGATGAAATGATGCATCAAGGTTTGCCTTGGAAAGTTATTGATTTACCCTTGTAA